A genomic segment from Spinacia oleracea cultivar Varoflay chromosome 3, BTI_SOV_V1, whole genome shotgun sequence encodes:
- the LOC110779606 gene encoding uncharacterized protein — MDVRLLYNEASFKLKRSVLLLCFCLFFVPSIQAIRPTMEVCSSKSNFDINIQQVDTTPYTPKAGQDVDFTFRVFTWVDISEATGIMIETSLEEVQPNRTSTEISHGGPFPLCSITTCPIRRISYFTFTTRHKMRSTWGFTRLTVDLKNHDSSLWACVKMYFFVNP; from the exons ATGGATGTTAGATTGTTATATAATGAAGCTTCATTCAAGCTCAAACGATCCGTCCTTTTGTTATGTTTTTGCTTGTTTTTTGTTCCTTCCATTCAAGCTATAAGACCAACCATGGAAGTTTGTA GCTCAAAATCCAATTTCGATATCAATATTCAACAAGTAGACACAACGCCTTATACACCAAAAGCTGGTCAAGATGTTGATTTTACATTCCGGGTCTTCACAT GGGTGGATATCTCAGAAGCCACAGGGATCATGATCGAGACGAGCCTCGAAGAGGTTCAACCCAATCGAACATCGACTGAAATATCACACGGAGGACCATTTCCCCTTTGCAGTATCACAACTTGTCCCATTAGACGGATTTCGTATTTTACTTTCACTACCCGCCATAAAATGCGATCTACCTGG GGCTTTACTCGACTTACTGTGGATCTAAAGAACCACGACTCTTCTCTGTGGGCTTGTGTCAAAATGTACTTTTTTGTTAATCCTTGA